Proteins encoded in a region of the Flavobacterium sp. PMTSA4 genome:
- a CDS encoding DUF3820 family protein, producing the protein MNTQEQLIKLSQTKMPYGKYEGKYLIDLPEYYIVWLNNNRLPKGQLGEQLKLIYELKLNGLEEIIRTIRSKYSK; encoded by the coding sequence TTGAATACCCAAGAGCAATTAATCAAATTATCACAAACCAAAATGCCTTATGGCAAATATGAAGGTAAATATTTAATCGATTTGCCTGAATATTATATTGTTTGGTTAAATAATAATCGACTACCAAAAGGTCAACTTGGTGAACAACTTAAACTTATTTATGAATTAAAGTTAAATGGTTTGGAAGAAATTATTCGAACTATAAGAAGCAAATATTCAAAGTAA
- a CDS encoding T9SS type A sorting domain-containing protein has translation MKKNLLLILPIILFTLVSNAQNRIWDFGNDTTNWPINSGYNSNDPATTTIDGLTLISGGSTVGAISASANTFSDGFTSVNMMSVGSATGAPAPTKRALSFPVNGPCTVKLWVFTSSTNRRASISDGTNELAFYLSASPSPYKTILTAEYTGGPGTIYVYTNNTMNFAKLSVSDGSMGINDIGTKTGPIFYTNENQVFVSDVKSNTAISIYAITGALVKRIEASSDTSFELQSGLWIAKVESEEGTKTVKLFVK, from the coding sequence ATGAAAAAAAATTTACTCTTAATTCTGCCAATAATATTATTTACTTTGGTTTCCAATGCTCAAAATCGTATTTGGGATTTTGGAAATGATACAACAAATTGGCCTATAAATTCTGGTTATAATTCAAATGATCCAGCAACTACTACAATAGATGGTTTAACACTTATTTCAGGAGGTTCTACTGTAGGTGCAATTTCTGCTTCTGCAAATACTTTTAGTGATGGATTTACTTCAGTAAATATGATGTCTGTTGGGTCAGCAACAGGTGCTCCAGCACCAACTAAACGAGCATTATCTTTCCCTGTTAATGGACCTTGTACTGTGAAACTTTGGGTGTTTACATCTTCAACAAACAGAAGGGCTTCTATATCTGATGGTACTAATGAGTTAGCTTTTTACCTTTCAGCTTCACCGTCACCTTATAAAACTATTTTGACAGCTGAATATACTGGTGGACCTGGTACTATTTATGTGTATACTAATAATACTATGAATTTTGCCAAACTTTCTGTAAGTGATGGTTCAATGGGAATTAATGATATTGGAACAAAAACAGGACCTATTTTTTATACTAACGAAAATCAAGTTTTTGTTTCAGATGTTAAATCAAATACAGCTATATCAATTTATGCTATTACTGGTGCATTAGTTAAAAGAATAGAGGCAAGTAGTGATACTAGTTTTGAGCTTCAGTCTGGTTTGTGGATAGCTAAAGTTGAATCTGAGGAAGGAACTAAAACAGTAAAATTGTTTGTGAAATAA
- a CDS encoding OsmC family protein: protein MATSKITYQGELRTICIHLQSGTEILTDAPIDNHGKGEAFSPTDLVATALGSCMVSIMAIKSKDLQVDLKDSTIEVTKVMQAEPRKIAEIIVVLNMSISADGKTKTILERAANTCPVLLSLHPDIKKEVTFNWKD, encoded by the coding sequence ATGGCAACATCAAAAATCACTTATCAAGGAGAATTAAGGACAATTTGTATTCATCTTCAGTCAGGAACCGAAATCTTGACTGATGCTCCAATAGATAATCATGGAAAAGGGGAAGCTTTTTCTCCAACTGATTTAGTTGCGACAGCATTAGGAAGTTGTATGGTTTCTATTATGGCTATAAAATCCAAAGATTTACAAGTAGATTTAAAAGATTCAACTATTGAAGTAACAAAAGTAATGCAGGCTGAACCTCGAAAAATTGCAGAAATTATTGTGGTTTTAAATATGTCAATTTCTGCGGATGGTAAAACTAAAACAATTTTAGAAAGAGCAGCAAATACTTGTCCAGTGTTGTTAAGTTTGCATCCAGATATCAAAAAAGAAGTTACTTTTAATTGGAAAGATTAA
- the eno gene encoding phosphopyruvate hydratase encodes MSIIIKVHARQILDSRGNPTIEVDVVTESGVLGRAAVPSGASTGEHEAVELRDGGKAYMGKGVLKAVENVNTKIAPELLGTSVFEQNHIDQLMIDLDGTSNKSNLGANAILGVSLATAKAAANELGLPLYRYVGGVSANTLPVPMMNIINGGSHSDAPIAFQEFMIMPVKAQNFTHAMQMGTEIFHNLKKVLHDRHLSTAVGDEGGFAPNLAGGTEDALDTIKKAVENAGYKFGDEVMIALDCAASEFYVDGKYDYTKFEGATGKIRTSKEQAEYLAELSKKYPIISIEDGMYEDDWEGWKYLTELIGNKVQLVGDDLFVTNVERLSTGIEKGIANSILVKVNQIGTLTETIAAVNMAHNAGYTSVMSHRSGETEDNTIADLAVALNCGQIKTGSASRSDRMAKYNQLLRIEEELAETAYFPGVKAFKQK; translated from the coding sequence ATGAGTATTATTATCAAAGTACATGCAAGACAAATTTTAGATTCAAGAGGAAATCCAACTATCGAAGTAGACGTAGTTACTGAAAGTGGTGTTTTAGGTCGTGCGGCAGTTCCATCTGGCGCATCAACTGGTGAACACGAAGCTGTAGAATTGCGTGATGGAGGAAAAGCTTACATGGGTAAAGGAGTTCTAAAAGCTGTTGAAAATGTTAACACAAAAATAGCTCCAGAATTATTAGGAACATCTGTTTTCGAACAAAATCATATTGACCAATTGATGATTGACTTAGATGGAACTTCTAACAAGTCTAATTTAGGTGCTAATGCAATTTTAGGAGTTTCTCTTGCAACTGCAAAAGCTGCTGCAAATGAGTTAGGTTTGCCTTTATACAGATATGTTGGTGGAGTTTCAGCAAATACATTGCCAGTTCCAATGATGAATATTATCAATGGAGGTTCACATTCTGATGCGCCGATTGCTTTCCAAGAGTTTATGATTATGCCTGTGAAAGCGCAAAATTTTACTCATGCAATGCAAATGGGAACTGAAATTTTCCATAATCTTAAAAAAGTTTTACATGACAGACATTTATCAACTGCAGTTGGTGATGAAGGTGGATTTGCTCCAAACTTAGCTGGCGGAACAGAAGATGCTTTAGATACTATTAAAAAGGCTGTTGAAAATGCTGGATATAAATTTGGTGATGAAGTGATGATTGCTCTAGATTGTGCTGCTTCTGAATTTTATGTTGATGGGAAATATGATTATACAAAATTTGAAGGAGCAACAGGAAAGATTAGAACTTCAAAAGAACAAGCAGAATATTTAGCTGAATTATCAAAAAAATATCCAATTATTTCTATCGAAGATGGAATGTATGAAGACGATTGGGAAGGATGGAAATATTTAACCGAATTAATAGGTAATAAAGTACAGCTTGTTGGTGATGATTTATTTGTGACTAATGTGGAAAGATTGTCAACAGGAATTGAAAAAGGCATTGCTAATTCAATTTTGGTAAAAGTAAATCAAATTGGAACTTTAACAGAAACTATAGCAGCTGTAAACATGGCACACAATGCTGGTTATACTTCAGTAATGTCTCATCGTTCTGGCGAAACAGAAGATAACACAATTGCTGATTTAGCTGTAGCGCTAAACTGTGGTCAGATTAAAACAGGTTCAGCATCTCGCTCAGATAGAATGGCAAAATACAATCAATTGCTTCGTATCGAGGAAGAGCTAGCAGAAACAGCTTATTTTCCAGGAGTTAAAGCTTTTAAGCAGAAGTAG
- the guaA gene encoding glutamine-hydrolyzing GMP synthase has product MQHNVLILDFGSQYTQLIARRVRELNIFCEIFPFNNIPDDLSSYKAVILGGSPYSVRSEDALKIDLSNIRGKLPLLAVCYGAQYLAHFSGGEVAASNIREYGRANLTFIKENELFFENVNVNSQVWMSHSDTIKHLPTNGVKLASTNDVENAAYKIEGETTYAIQFHPEVYHSIDGKQILENFLVKIAEVPQNFTPNAFVEDCVKELQEKVGNDKVVLGLSGGVDSTVAAVLLHKAIGKNLYCIFVNNGLLRKNEFENVLHQYKDMGLNVKGVDASDRFLSALADIEEPELKRKAIGRVFIEVFDDEAHKIEDVKWLAQGTIYPDVIESVSVKGPSATIKSHHNVGGLPDFMKLQIVEPLRMLFKDEVRRVGKTLRIDAELLGRHPFPGPGLSIRILGAITPEKVQILQEVDAVFINGLKEHGLYDKVWQAGAILLPVNSVGVMGDERTYEKVVALRAVESTDGMTADWVHLPYEFLMKVSNEIINKVKGVNRVVYDISSKPPATIEWE; this is encoded by the coding sequence ATGCAACACAACGTACTTATTTTAGATTTCGGTTCGCAATACACACAACTAATTGCACGCCGCGTTCGCGAATTAAATATATTCTGCGAAATTTTTCCTTTTAATAACATACCTGATGATTTATCTTCTTATAAAGCTGTAATTCTTGGTGGAAGTCCTTATTCTGTTCGCTCGGAAGATGCTTTGAAAATTGACTTGTCAAATATTAGAGGTAAACTGCCTTTACTTGCTGTTTGTTATGGAGCACAATATTTAGCACATTTTTCAGGTGGAGAAGTAGCTGCTTCTAATATTAGAGAATATGGAAGAGCAAATTTAACCTTCATTAAGGAAAATGAATTGTTTTTTGAAAATGTAAATGTGAATTCTCAAGTTTGGATGAGTCACAGTGATACAATTAAACATTTACCAACTAATGGAGTAAAGCTGGCAAGTACAAATGATGTTGAAAATGCAGCTTACAAAATTGAAGGAGAAACAACTTATGCTATTCAATTTCATCCTGAAGTTTATCATTCAATTGATGGAAAACAAATCTTGGAAAACTTTTTAGTTAAAATTGCTGAAGTTCCTCAAAATTTTACTCCAAATGCCTTTGTAGAAGATTGCGTAAAAGAACTTCAAGAAAAAGTGGGTAATGATAAAGTAGTTCTTGGGCTTTCTGGTGGAGTTGATTCAACGGTAGCTGCAGTTTTGTTGCATAAAGCAATAGGTAAAAATCTATATTGTATTTTCGTGAACAATGGATTACTTCGTAAAAATGAATTTGAAAACGTATTGCATCAATACAAAGATATGGGTTTAAATGTTAAAGGAGTTGATGCTTCTGATCGTTTTCTGTCTGCTTTAGCCGACATTGAAGAACCTGAATTAAAAAGAAAAGCTATTGGTAGAGTTTTTATTGAGGTTTTTGATGACGAAGCTCATAAAATTGAAGATGTCAAATGGTTAGCACAAGGAACAATTTATCCAGATGTTATCGAGTCTGTTTCGGTAAAAGGACCAAGTGCTACTATTAAGTCACATCATAATGTTGGAGGTTTGCCTGATTTCATGAAATTACAAATTGTTGAGCCACTTCGAATGTTGTTTAAAGACGAAGTTCGTAGAGTTGGAAAAACACTTAGAATTGATGCAGAACTTTTAGGAAGACATCCATTTCCAGGACCAGGGTTATCGATTAGAATTCTTGGCGCAATTACTCCAGAAAAAGTTCAAATACTTCAAGAAGTTGACGCTGTTTTTATTAATGGACTAAAGGAACATGGTTTATATGATAAAGTATGGCAAGCGGGAGCAATTTTACTTCCAGTAAATAGTGTTGGAGTTATGGGTGATGAACGAACTTACGAAAAAGTTGTAGCGCTAAGAGCTGTCGAATCTACTGATGGAATGACTGCAGATTGGGTTCATTTACCGTATGAATTCTTAATGAAAGTTTCAAACGAAATCATAAATAAAGTAAAAGGTGTCAATAGAGTAGTGTATGACATTAGCTCAAAACCGCCTGCAACTATAGAATGGGAATAG
- a CDS encoding PBP1 and LysM peptidoglycan-binding domain-containing protein: protein MKNRIVYSFILFFCFTSFIVAKQDKYIKHTVGQGETITQIAQKYKVTPYDIYKLNPDSQNGIQLNSVLLIPSNGSAFIASNTKAQTATKVSAQVGPAKKATTHLVQPKETLFSLSRMYNVSVESIREANVELLKNGLQIGQNVVIPASDGTSSVVAETVKSTPKQEVKEAPKPTPKPQVISTNSETKYHVIAPKETKFGISKMYGMTIQELEQLNPEIANGFPIGLKLVVSGNVIPQNSSTPSKAIIASNSSEYSTKRYLEEYVVRPNETIYSISRDYGISEQELVYLNPELKKALKLGMILRVPKGQKKETIVKEKLDLTKSLKTDKKKNLIMLLPFNVSKIQGDTVNSTEARLKKDKFLNLTLDFYSGALMAIDSAKTLGLNIDVKIFDSQETKNSSGLGELVTENNFGNADAIIGPFYQSNVEKLAEWLGNSRTPIISPLSKEYGKSYPNLYQSLPSEDKMRNAMFDYMRSKDGNIVAVIDSKKQSIYDYFSKNQPDVKIIGLSEKGTLVQDSLSIRLSRTKLNYVVLVTEKTSMILNSTNIMQKLKADYQIQMAILEYNETLDFEEVKLASLTNLNMMYPSISKPNDSETNTSFENSYKKQNNVFPNQFAVRGFDVTFDTLLRLSQEKSFEETIQTASTEYVENKFDYDQTESGGYKNNGVFVLYYDTDLTIKVAQ, encoded by the coding sequence ATGAAAAACAGAATTGTTTACTCGTTTATATTATTTTTTTGTTTTACTAGTTTTATAGTAGCCAAACAAGACAAATATATAAAACACACCGTTGGTCAAGGTGAAACTATTACACAAATAGCTCAAAAGTATAAAGTTACTCCTTACGATATCTATAAATTAAATCCCGACTCTCAAAACGGAATTCAATTGAATAGTGTTTTGTTAATTCCTTCAAATGGTTCAGCATTTATTGCTTCCAATACAAAGGCTCAAACAGCAACAAAAGTATCAGCACAAGTTGGTCCAGCAAAAAAAGCAACAACCCATTTGGTGCAACCTAAAGAAACATTATTTAGCTTGTCTAGAATGTATAATGTCTCTGTTGAATCAATTAGAGAAGCCAATGTAGAATTGCTGAAGAACGGTTTGCAAATTGGTCAAAACGTTGTTATTCCAGCTAGTGATGGAACTTCAAGTGTTGTTGCTGAAACAGTGAAGTCAACTCCAAAACAAGAAGTAAAAGAAGCTCCAAAACCAACTCCAAAACCACAGGTAATTTCAACAAATTCAGAAACAAAATATCATGTAATTGCTCCAAAAGAAACAAAGTTTGGAATTTCAAAAATGTATGGAATGACCATTCAAGAATTAGAGCAATTAAACCCAGAAATTGCAAATGGTTTCCCAATTGGTTTGAAACTCGTTGTTTCAGGAAATGTAATACCTCAAAATTCATCGACTCCATCAAAAGCAATCATAGCATCGAATTCCTCGGAATATTCAACTAAAAGATACCTTGAAGAATATGTAGTTCGCCCAAACGAAACAATATATAGTATCTCTAGAGATTATGGGATTTCTGAACAAGAGTTAGTTTATTTGAATCCAGAATTGAAAAAAGCTCTGAAATTAGGGATGATTCTTCGGGTTCCAAAAGGTCAAAAAAAGGAAACAATTGTCAAAGAAAAACTTGATTTAACAAAATCATTAAAAACAGATAAAAAGAAAAATTTGATTATGCTTCTTCCTTTTAATGTGTCAAAAATTCAAGGTGATACAGTAAACTCAACAGAAGCAAGATTAAAAAAAGATAAGTTTTTAAATCTAACACTAGATTTTTATTCTGGTGCTTTGATGGCGATAGATTCTGCAAAAACATTAGGTCTAAACATTGATGTAAAAATATTTGATTCTCAAGAAACAAAAAATTCATCAGGTTTAGGAGAATTGGTTACTGAAAATAATTTTGGAAATGCCGATGCTATTATTGGACCATTTTACCAATCTAATGTGGAGAAATTAGCAGAATGGCTGGGAAATTCTCGAACTCCAATTATTTCTCCATTATCAAAAGAATACGGCAAAAGTTATCCTAACCTATATCAATCGTTACCATCAGAAGATAAAATGCGTAATGCAATGTTTGATTACATGAGAAGTAAAGATGGAAATATAGTTGCAGTAATTGACTCAAAAAAGCAAAGCATTTACGATTATTTTTCTAAGAATCAACCCGATGTCAAAATAATAGGGTTAAGTGAAAAAGGAACTTTAGTTCAGGATAGTTTGTCAATTAGACTTTCTAGAACAAAACTCAATTATGTTGTTTTGGTTACTGAGAAAACCTCTATGATACTGAATTCAACCAATATTATGCAAAAACTAAAAGCTGATTATCAAATTCAGATGGCAATATTGGAATATAATGAAACATTAGATTTTGAAGAAGTAAAACTAGCTAGTTTGACAAATTTGAATATGATGTATCCTTCAATTTCTAAGCCAAATGATAGTGAAACAAATACAAGTTTTGAAAATAGTTATAAAAAGCAAAACAATGTTTTTCCTAATCAATTTGCAGTTCGTGGATTTGATGTGACATTTGATACATTACTTCGCTTATCCCAAGAAAAATCTTTTGAAGAAACAATCCAAACAGCATCAACAGAATATGTTGAAAATAAGTTTGATTACGATCAAACAGAATCTGGTGGTTACAAAAACAATGGGGTTTTCGTATTGTATTATGATACAGATTTAACAATTAAAGTAGCCCAATAA